In Arthrobacter citreus, a single genomic region encodes these proteins:
- a CDS encoding ABC transporter permease, which yields MKKPILIGFSTIVLICLYLPILILILFSFNKSKINAQWSGFTFDWYLNLFKNPQVVDALMNSLTIAIVTTILSTILGTICALALHKHKYKFSSFISGLVYLPIVVPDILMGLSLLILFTNFHIELGSITIIIAHVTFCISYVIILLAARLSGMSSDLEDAASDLGATPWQTFRFVTLPALMPGIIASALLCFTLSIDDFVISFFVSGPSSTTLPIYIYGMVKKGVTPEINAISTILIVTIIFLMVVSEVYRTKGINNKTEKKSYIV from the coding sequence ATGAAAAAACCGATACTTATTGGATTTTCCACAATTGTATTAATCTGTTTATATTTACCTATTTTGATTTTAATACTATTTTCGTTTAATAAATCAAAGATTAATGCTCAGTGGTCTGGATTTACGTTTGACTGGTATTTAAATCTATTTAAGAATCCACAAGTTGTTGATGCTTTAATGAATAGTTTAACGATCGCAATTGTAACGACGATCCTTTCTACAATTTTAGGTACGATTTGTGCTTTAGCATTACATAAGCATAAATATAAATTTTCGAGTTTTATTAGTGGACTAGTTTACTTACCAATCGTAGTTCCTGATATTTTGATGGGACTTTCTTTACTAATCCTTTTTACAAATTTCCATATCGAATTAGGTAGTATCACAATTATTATTGCACATGTCACTTTTTGTATTTCATATGTAATTATTCTTTTAGCAGCTAGACTTTCAGGTATGTCTTCTGATTTAGAGGATGCTGCAAGTGACCTAGGTGCAACACCATGGCAAACATTTAGATTTGTTACATTACCGGCACTTATGCCAGGAATCATTGCATCTGCACTTTTATGTTTTACATTAAGTATTGATGATTTTGTTATTAGCTTTTTTGTTTCAGGACCAAGTTCAACTACACTACCAATTTATATATATGGAATGGTTAAAAAAGGTGTAACGCCTGAAATAAATGCAATTTCAACCATTTTAATCGTTACAATTATATTCCTAATGGTTGTTTCTGAAGTATATCGTACAAAAGGAATCAATAATAAAACAGAGAAAAAATCTTATATAGTTTAA
- a CDS encoding ABC transporter permease, translating to MRNGKYIIAPTIIWLLVFFLVPLLLIFGFAFMKNGLYGEIEKTFTLENIIKVFDPLYLKVLWTTFWIALVTTIITLLVGYPYAYTATVVNAKWQRMLLLLITIPFWINFLVRSYALIVILRSKGIINTLLIHLGIIKEPLQLLYNTPSVIMGMVYTLLPFMVLPIFVAIEQLDKRKLDAANDLGATPFQTFLYVTLPLTMNGIFAGSILVFVASFGMFVVSDVMGGSKVALIGNVIQNQFLAARNWPFGSALSIFLVLTSIGLIGLYYLATKNIGAQRSRGEK from the coding sequence TTGAGAAATGGTAAATACATAATTGCACCTACGATTATATGGTTATTAGTCTTTTTCCTAGTGCCATTACTTTTAATATTTGGATTTGCATTTATGAAAAACGGATTGTATGGAGAAATTGAAAAAACATTTACATTAGAAAACATTATTAAAGTTTTTGATCCACTTTATTTGAAAGTTTTATGGACTACATTTTGGATTGCTTTAGTTACTACAATAATTACACTACTTGTTGGTTATCCTTATGCATATACAGCTACTGTTGTAAATGCAAAATGGCAAAGGATGCTGCTTTTATTAATCACAATTCCATTCTGGATTAATTTCTTAGTTAGATCGTATGCTTTAATTGTCATCCTTCGTTCAAAAGGAATCATTAATACATTGTTAATTCATCTAGGAATTATAAAAGAGCCGTTACAACTACTATATAATACTCCATCTGTCATAATGGGAATGGTCTATACATTATTACCATTTATGGTATTACCAATCTTTGTCGCTATTGAACAGTTAGATAAACGTAAATTGGATGCGGCTAATGATTTAGGAGCGACTCCGTTCCAAACATTTTTATATGTTACACTTCCATTGACTATGAATGGAATTTTTGCAGGTAGTATTTTAGTATTTGTTGCATCATTTGGTATGTTTGTCGTTTCAGATGTAATGGGTGGTTCGAAAGTTGCATTAATAGGTAATGTTATTCAAAACCAATTCTTAGCAGCAAGAAACTGGCCATTTGGGTCTGCACTTTCAATTTTCTTAGTTTTAACGTCAATTGGTTTAATTGGACTTTACTATTTAGCGACTAAAAATATTGGTGCTCAAAGAAGTAGAGGTGAGAAATAA